Proteins encoded by one window of Musa acuminata AAA Group cultivar baxijiao chromosome BXJ2-9, Cavendish_Baxijiao_AAA, whole genome shotgun sequence:
- the LOC103998184 gene encoding NAC domain-containing protein 92, whose amino-acid sequence MGDVSVLNNGDVCMELPPGFRFHPTDEEIITHYVTPKIINHSFTARAMGEVDLNKCEPWDLPSKAKMGGKELYFFCQRDRKYPTGLRTNRATEAGYWKATGKDKEIYWGKGVLVGMKKTLVFYKGRAPRGEKTNWVMHEFRLEGTYPLPNLPKSAKDEWVVCRVFHKNNALKRSPINSFEDDPSPLPLMDPPYPPSTSFINHDRIFDLKAIPPGFSAMMNHQLGSNPPHDSVLYYSQVPPQAYLHHVDEAMLRELAATNEGSPSAMTKHCKVEQNSNQSMGCPSQDTGLSTDHNTAISSFASKHWDRDGFDDPWASYGF is encoded by the exons ATGGGTGATGTTTCGGTGCTCAACAATGGAGATGTCTGCATGGAGTTGCCCCCGGGCTTCAGGTTCCACCCCACAGATGAGGAGATCATAACTCATTACGTCACACCAAAGATCATCAACCATAGCTTTACTGCAAGAGCTATGGGGGAGGTCGACTTGAACAAGTGCGAGCCATGGGATCTTCCAA GCAAGGCAAAGATGGGAGGGAAGGAGCTGTACTTCTTCTGCCAGAGGGACAGGAAGTACCCAACCGGTTTGAGGACCAACAGGGCCACCGAAGCTGGATACTGGAAAGCCACAGGGAAAGATAAGGAGATCTACTGGGGAAAAGGAGTCCTCGTTGGCATGAAGAAGACTCTTGTCTTCTACAAAGGAAGAGCTCCCAGAGGAGAGAAGACTAATTGGGTGATGCATGAGTTCAGGCTTGAAGGCACTTACCCTCTCCCCAATCTCCCCAAGTCTGCTAAG GATGAATGGGTTGTGTGTAGGGTCTTCCACAAGAATAATGCACTGAAGAGAAGCCCAATCAACTCCTTTGAAGATGATCCCTCCCCTCTTCCTCTAATGGATCCCCCTTACCCTCCGAGTACCAGCTTCATCAACCATGATCGCATCTTTGACCTCAAAGCTATCCCGCCTGGCTTCTCCGCCATGATGAACCACCAGCTGGGTTCGAACCCACCTCATGATTCAGTTCTGTACTACTCACAAGTCCCTCCACAGGCCTACTTGCACCACGTCGACGAAGCCATGCTGAGAGAGTTAGCCGCCACAAACGAAGGATCACCATCAGCCATGACCAAGCACTGCAAGGTGGAGCAGAACTCGAACCAGTCGATGGGCTGCCCGTCGCAGGACACCGGGCTGAGCACCGACCACAACACCGCGATCTCATCGTTCGCGTCGAAGCACTGGGACCGCGACGGCTTCGACGACCCGTGGGCAAGCTATGGATTCTGA